A single region of the Enterococcus mundtii genome encodes:
- a CDS encoding MDR family MFS transporter has translation MSKNQPVDIYGKPYNRTLLVVVLLIGTFCTVLNQTLLTTAFPALMKAFDISASDVQWLTTGFLLVNGIMIPITAWLINKFSSRKLYLSAMTIFLIGTITCFTAPNFSTLLIGRLIQACGVGVSMPLLQNIMLSIFPPEKRGSAMGMSGIVIGLAPALGPTLSGYIIDNYHWRDLFGMVIPIVVLVLVLAFFLMKSVIPLSNPSIDIFSAILSTIGFGSLLYGFSSVGDAGWGSTKVISFLIVGVIFIAAFAWRQLHLEHPFLELRVFKSPTFTIAAILAGVTNMAMVGAEMVVPLYIQNIRGESAFHSGLMLLPGALIMGAMMPITGAIFDKHGAKRLAIVGMFILTAATAPFAFLTETTPVLYIVILYAIRMFGISMVMMPVTTSGMNALPNNLISHGTAVNNTFRQIASSIGTAILISVLTNVTKDNLPTDAVLKSTPLAYKDQAINATLSGYHAAFFVAIIFGLIGFAIAFFLKRKEPVVVEVGDNA, from the coding sequence ATGAGTAAGAATCAACCCGTAGATATTTACGGAAAACCATATAATCGTACACTATTAGTTGTCGTGTTATTGATTGGGACATTTTGTACGGTCTTGAATCAGACCTTATTGACAACTGCTTTTCCAGCATTGATGAAAGCTTTTGATATTTCAGCTTCTGATGTGCAATGGTTGACAACAGGCTTTTTACTAGTGAACGGGATCATGATTCCGATTACTGCTTGGTTGATCAATAAATTTAGTTCTAGAAAATTATATCTGTCAGCTATGACGATTTTTTTGATTGGAACGATTACCTGTTTTACTGCTCCTAACTTTAGTACGCTACTGATTGGACGTTTGATCCAAGCGTGTGGTGTAGGGGTATCTATGCCATTATTGCAAAATATCATGCTATCGATCTTCCCACCAGAAAAAAGAGGTTCTGCTATGGGAATGTCTGGGATCGTTATCGGATTAGCCCCAGCATTAGGCCCAACACTATCTGGTTATATCATTGATAACTATCATTGGCGCGATTTATTTGGAATGGTTATTCCCATCGTCGTTCTTGTTTTAGTACTTGCGTTCTTTTTGATGAAGAGTGTGATTCCTTTATCCAATCCAAGTATCGATATTTTCTCTGCCATTCTTTCAACAATTGGATTTGGTAGTTTGCTATACGGATTTTCAAGCGTAGGAGACGCCGGTTGGGGAAGTACGAAAGTAATCAGCTTCTTGATCGTTGGTGTGATTTTCATCGCCGCATTTGCTTGGCGTCAATTACATTTAGAACATCCATTCTTAGAGTTGCGCGTTTTTAAATCACCAACCTTTACGATTGCAGCGATTTTAGCTGGCGTAACGAATATGGCGATGGTCGGTGCGGAAATGGTTGTGCCATTGTATATTCAAAATATTCGTGGAGAATCGGCATTCCACTCTGGCTTGATGTTGCTTCCTGGTGCATTGATCATGGGTGCCATGATGCCGATCACTGGTGCGATTTTTGATAAACACGGGGCAAAACGTCTTGCGATTGTTGGGATGTTCATCCTAACAGCAGCTACAGCACCTTTTGCCTTCTTGACTGAAACGACACCTGTTTTGTATATCGTCATTCTTTATGCGATCCGAATGTTTGGGATCTCGATGGTCATGATGCCGGTGACAACATCAGGAATGAATGCTTTACCTAACAACTTGATCAGCCACGGAACAGCAGTGAACAATACCTTCCGCCAAATTGCAAGTTCAATCGGAACTGCGATTTTGATCAGTGTGTTGACAAATGTTACGAAAGACAATCTACCAACGGATGCTGTGTTGAAAAGTACACCTTTAGCCTATAAAGATCAAGCAATCAACGCGACTTTATCTGGTTACCATGCAGCCTTCTTTGTCGCAATCATATTCGGCTTGATCGGCTTTGCGATTGCTTTCTTCTTAAAAAGAAAAGAACCAGTAGTGGTGGAAGTGGGGGATAACGCATGA
- a CDS encoding DUF4811 domain-containing protein: MIIFVLIASVIAFALTNVFAKKMWQTLLSLVFGLLFVLSLGLIVENITNHFGMEEVTETKTTPLVSSADQSDVNMLLYQSLGDGTEKVYLYRTDDKQKEPKATGTKNETNKVQQTDGKAEKVSETTYWVYKNDQYKFWFNLADNNHEYERRVNTFKLPNDWIELSTDQASELAKRVEEQKSTMEADAQKFVKEGLMKAIAQNPAMSQEEQQQVSKDLATAYQKQALAKLIAEVKK; this comes from the coding sequence ATGATTATTTTCGTATTGATTGCCAGTGTCATTGCTTTTGCTTTGACGAATGTGTTTGCCAAAAAAATGTGGCAAACACTTCTTTCACTCGTCTTTGGCTTACTGTTTGTTCTCTCGTTAGGACTGATCGTAGAAAATATCACGAATCATTTTGGGATGGAAGAAGTGACAGAAACAAAAACGACTCCGCTCGTTTCCAGTGCGGATCAGTCAGATGTAAATATGTTGCTTTATCAGTCACTAGGAGATGGGACAGAAAAAGTCTACTTATATCGAACAGATGACAAGCAAAAAGAACCAAAAGCTACTGGCACAAAAAATGAAACAAATAAGGTTCAACAAACGGATGGCAAAGCAGAAAAAGTCAGTGAAACAACTTATTGGGTTTATAAAAATGACCAATACAAATTCTGGTTCAACTTAGCGGATAATAACCATGAATATGAACGCCGGGTCAATACGTTCAAACTTCCGAATGATTGGATCGAATTAAGTACTGACCAAGCTTCTGAGTTGGCAAAACGTGTCGAAGAACAAAAAAGCACGATGGAAGCCGATGCACAAAAATTTGTCAAAGAAGGCTTGATGAAAGCCATTGCCCAAAATCCAGCGATGTCTCAAGAAGAACAACAACAAGTATCAAAAGACTTAGCGACAGCTTATCAAAAACAAGCATTGGCAAAATTAATCGCAGAAGTGAAGAAGTAA